A region of Lichenibacterium dinghuense DNA encodes the following proteins:
- a CDS encoding TRAP transporter substrate-binding protein: MPSITRRGLLVGASALPLVTIRTRPARAAEFTYKLGTNLPAAHPLSARNIEAAARIKEATGGQMEINVFPSSQLGTDTDMLSQVRAGGVEFFTLSPLILSTFVPVTAISGVGFAFKDRNQALSALDGALGELVRAEIARRGLMAFPRIFDSGFRQTTSSTHPIKQPGDFSGFKIRVPAAALWTSLFKDFGAAPTTINFSETYSALQTHVADGQENPLAIIDSAKLYEVQKYCSMTNHMWDGYWLLANPRAYNRLPDKVKEVVRREFDRAIDEERADLVRIDAGLRQTLVDKKMEFNDVDAAAFRDTLRSAGFYTEWKNKFGDQAWQTLVSFTGPLS, translated from the coding sequence ATGCCGAGCATCACCCGCCGCGGGCTCCTCGTCGGCGCGAGCGCGCTGCCGCTCGTGACCATCCGCACGCGGCCCGCGCGCGCCGCCGAGTTCACCTACAAGCTCGGCACCAACCTGCCGGCCGCGCATCCGCTCAGCGCCCGCAACATCGAGGCGGCGGCGCGCATCAAGGAGGCGACCGGCGGCCAGATGGAGATCAACGTGTTCCCGTCGAGCCAGCTCGGCACGGACACGGACATGCTGAGCCAGGTGCGCGCGGGCGGCGTCGAGTTCTTCACCCTGTCGCCGCTGATCCTGTCGACCTTCGTCCCCGTCACCGCCATCAGCGGCGTCGGCTTCGCCTTCAAGGACCGCAACCAGGCCCTGTCGGCGCTGGACGGGGCGCTCGGCGAGCTGGTGCGGGCCGAGATCGCCCGGCGCGGCCTGATGGCCTTCCCGCGCATCTTCGACAGCGGCTTCCGGCAGACCACATCCTCGACGCACCCCATCAAGCAGCCCGGCGACTTCTCCGGCTTCAAGATCCGCGTGCCCGCGGCGGCGCTGTGGACCTCGCTGTTCAAGGACTTCGGCGCGGCCCCGACCACGATCAACTTCTCGGAAACCTATTCCGCCCTGCAGACCCACGTGGCGGACGGGCAGGAGAACCCGCTGGCCATCATCGACTCGGCCAAGCTCTACGAGGTGCAGAAATACTGCTCCATGACCAACCACATGTGGGACGGCTACTGGCTGCTCGCCAACCCGCGCGCCTACAACCGCCTGCCCGACAAGGTGAAGGAGGTGGTGCGGCGCGAGTTCGACCGCGCCATCGACGAGGAGCGCGCCGACCTCGTGCGGATCGACGCGGGCCTGCGCCAGACCCTCGTCGACAAGAAGATGGAGTTCAACGACGTCGACGCCGCGGCTTTCCGGGACACGCTGCGCAGCGCGGGCTTCTACACCGAATGGAAGAACAAGTTCGGCGACCAGGCCTGGCAGACGCTGGTGTCCTTCACCGGGCCGCTGTCGTAG
- the purS gene encoding phosphoribosylformylglycinamidine synthase subunit PurS has protein sequence MQARVSVTLKTGVLDPQGKAIEGALHSLGHAGVKSVRQGKIFDVELEGADRAGAEAELKRVCEALLANTVIEDYAISVEGAAA, from the coding sequence ATGCAGGCCCGCGTTTCCGTCACGCTGAAGACCGGCGTCCTCGACCCCCAGGGCAAGGCCATCGAGGGGGCGCTGCACTCGCTCGGCCACGCCGGCGTGAAGAGCGTGCGCCAGGGCAAGATCTTCGACGTGGAGCTGGAGGGCGCGGACCGCGCGGGCGCCGAGGCGGAGCTGAAGCGCGTCTGCGAGGCGCTGCTCGCCAACACGGTGATCGAGGACTACGCGATCAGCGTCGAGGGAGCGGCGGCGTGA
- a CDS encoding TRAP transporter large permease subunit, producing the protein MSHAAALSAAPSGRRALDAVERAVGLVTEATAAVLVVAEVVILLLGVVSRFVFDAPLVWSDEVASLLFLWLAMAGAAIALRRGAHMRLSTVTARLPARWRPRFEALGVGVPLLFLGLLVGPARDYVEDQGFIETPALGWPGSVRAYAMLVGIGLMLLISLLRLARLGWRDAAAAALALGAVAALLWVASPALTAMGNWNLLVFFVALVGVGVLLGVPIAFAFGLATAAYLLTTSSTPLAVVVGRLDEGMSSLILLAVPLFVLLGLLVEATGMARAMVAFLAALIGHVRGGLSYVLLGGMLLVSGISGSKAADMAAVAPVLFPDMKRRGLDEGEMVSLLAASGAMAETIPPSLVLIAIASVTGVSVSALFTGGLLPGLVLAAALAFLARGRTREAATARAPLSAVGRTFLVGLPALVLPVIIRTAVVEGVATATEVSTIGIAYCIIVGILFYRQFDWRRAYPILVETATLSGAILFIIGAATSMAWALTQSGFSGALARAMGSVPGGQWGFLAISVAAFIVLGSVLEGIPAMVLFGPLLFPIARQIGVNEVHYAIVIILAMGIGLFAPPFGLGYYTACTIGRVHPDVALRKIWPYLGVLTVTLLLIAAVPWFSTGFLP; encoded by the coding sequence GTGAGCCACGCCGCCGCCCTGTCCGCGGCGCCGTCCGGCCGCCGCGCCCTCGACGCGGTCGAGCGCGCCGTCGGCCTCGTCACGGAGGCGACCGCCGCCGTGCTGGTCGTGGCCGAGGTCGTCATCCTCCTGCTCGGCGTCGTGTCCCGCTTCGTGTTCGACGCGCCCCTGGTGTGGAGCGACGAGGTCGCGTCCCTGCTGTTCCTGTGGCTCGCCATGGCGGGGGCCGCCATCGCGCTCCGGCGCGGGGCCCACATGCGGCTGTCCACCGTCACGGCGCGGCTCCCGGCCCGCTGGCGGCCGCGCTTCGAGGCGCTCGGCGTCGGCGTGCCGCTGCTGTTCCTCGGCCTGCTGGTCGGCCCGGCCCGCGACTACGTGGAGGACCAGGGCTTCATCGAGACGCCCGCGCTCGGCTGGCCCGGCTCGGTGCGGGCCTATGCCATGCTGGTCGGCATCGGCCTCATGCTGCTGATCTCGCTGCTGCGCCTCGCCCGCCTCGGCTGGCGCGACGCCGCGGCGGCGGCCCTCGCGCTCGGCGCCGTCGCGGCTCTGCTGTGGGTCGCCTCGCCGGCCCTGACAGCCATGGGCAACTGGAACCTGCTCGTCTTCTTCGTCGCGCTGGTGGGCGTTGGCGTGCTGCTCGGCGTGCCGATCGCCTTCGCGTTCGGCCTCGCCACCGCCGCCTACCTGCTCACCACGAGCTCGACGCCGCTGGCCGTGGTGGTGGGGCGGCTCGACGAGGGCATGAGTTCCCTCATCCTGCTCGCCGTGCCGCTGTTCGTGCTGCTCGGCCTGCTCGTCGAGGCGACCGGCATGGCCCGCGCCATGGTGGCCTTTCTGGCGGCGCTGATCGGGCACGTGCGCGGCGGCCTCTCTTACGTGCTGCTCGGGGGCATGCTGCTGGTGTCGGGCATCTCGGGCTCCAAGGCGGCCGACATGGCCGCGGTGGCGCCGGTGCTGTTCCCCGATATGAAGCGCCGCGGCCTCGACGAGGGCGAGATGGTGTCGCTGCTCGCCGCCTCCGGCGCCATGGCGGAGACCATCCCGCCCTCGCTGGTGCTCATCGCCATCGCGTCGGTCACCGGCGTGTCGGTGTCGGCGCTGTTCACCGGCGGCCTGCTGCCGGGCCTCGTTCTGGCGGCGGCGCTGGCCTTCCTGGCGCGCGGGCGGACCCGCGAGGCCGCGACGGCGCGCGCCCCGCTGTCCGCCGTGGGCCGCACCTTCCTGGTCGGCCTGCCCGCGTTGGTGCTCCCCGTCATCATCCGCACGGCGGTGGTCGAGGGCGTCGCCACCGCGACGGAGGTGTCCACGATCGGCATCGCCTACTGCATCATCGTCGGCATCCTGTTCTACCGCCAGTTCGACTGGCGCCGCGCCTATCCGATCCTGGTCGAGACCGCGACGCTGTCGGGCGCCATCCTGTTCATCATCGGCGCCGCGACCTCCATGGCCTGGGCGCTGACGCAGTCGGGCTTCTCGGGCGCGCTGGCCCGCGCCATGGGCTCGGTGCCGGGCGGCCAGTGGGGCTTCCTCGCCATCTCGGTCGCGGCCTTCATCGTGCTGGGCTCGGTGCTGGAGGGCATCCCCGCCATGGTGCTGTTCGGCCCGCTGCTGTTCCCCATCGCGCGTCAGATCGGCGTCAACGAGGTGCACTATGCCATCGTGATCATCCTCGCGATGGGCATCGGCCTCTTCGCCCCGCCCTTCGGCCTCGGCTACTACACGGCCTGCACCATCGGCCGGGTGCACCCCGACGTGGCGCTCAGGAAGATCTGGCCCTACCTCGGCGTGCTCACGGTGACGCTGCTGCTGATCGCCGCCGTGCCGTGGTTCTCGACGGGGTTTCTGCCGTAG
- a CDS encoding HAD family hydrolase — protein MHPDLIVFDCDGVLVDSEVLSIGGVVSVLNEAGVPATYAMIARYFGMKQADIMLKVSEETGHDIPMEVSARIWPATRERFERELKPMPGLADFLRRHPDVPRCVASSSGPDRIRNSLHLTGLLPFFGENLFSSSQVARGKPEPDLFLFAAATMGAEPSRCVVIEDSRFGVMGAIAAGMRAIGFAGGSHIEPHHADALAEAGALYVERDWEGVEERLFGG, from the coding sequence ATGCATCCAGACCTGATCGTGTTCGACTGCGACGGCGTGCTGGTCGACAGCGAGGTGCTGTCGATCGGCGGCGTGGTGTCGGTGCTGAACGAGGCCGGCGTGCCCGCCACCTACGCCATGATCGCGCGCTACTTCGGCATGAAGCAGGCCGACATCATGCTCAAGGTGTCGGAGGAGACCGGCCACGACATCCCGATGGAGGTGTCGGCGCGCATCTGGCCCGCCACGCGCGAGCGCTTCGAGCGGGAGCTGAAGCCCATGCCGGGCCTCGCCGACTTCCTGCGCCGCCACCCGGACGTGCCGCGCTGCGTCGCCTCCTCGTCGGGGCCGGACCGCATCCGCAACTCGCTGCACCTGACCGGGCTGCTGCCCTTCTTCGGCGAAAACCTGTTCTCGTCGAGCCAGGTGGCGCGCGGCAAGCCCGAGCCCGACCTGTTCCTGTTCGCCGCCGCCACCATGGGGGCGGAGCCGTCGCGCTGCGTGGTGATCGAGGATTCGCGCTTCGGCGTCATGGGGGCGATCGCGGCCGGCATGCGGGCGATCGGCTTCGCCGGCGGCAGCCACATCGAGCCCCACCACGCCGACGCCCTCGCCGAAGCCGGCGCCCTCTACGTCGAGCGAGACTGGGAAGGCGTCGAGGAGCGGCTGTTCGGGGGCTAG
- a CDS encoding carboxypeptidase M32 → MAGTERFDALMGRINDVLCAVNLLAWDARTGMPPAGAAARGRQSATLLGIARDLATGDDMRAALDEARAAVPEADPRRTLIEGAEAAVASLRRLPARLVEAAAELRGPAQAAWAACRAADDFATFRPFLERTVAIRREWAEALGYEAHPYDALVGLHEPGMTLARLAPLYAALEAGIRPLLRRALAGAGPEPAWLARRYPVAEQRAFALEMAGRFGYDLARGRLDDTVHPFEVSMGRDDVRITGRFREDWLPGGLFAVWHEAGHGLYEQSVDPALSRTVAATDLRNLNALAGASLGLHESQSRLLENRVGRSAAFWDLHFDEFASRFPDQLADADAEGFWRAVNRARPSLIRVEADELTYDAHIMLRTDIEARLIAGELAVRDVPGAWAEAMQDRLGLAVPTDREGCLQDVHWSSGGFGTFPTYTLGNVMGAQFFAAASAEPAVAEGLGRGDYAPLARWLAEHLHRHGRSRSPARLLRDATGSDLDPAAYLAALAAKVDRLVREA, encoded by the coding sequence ATGGCGGGCACGGAGCGCTTCGACGCGCTGATGGGCCGGATCAACGACGTGCTCTGCGCCGTGAACCTGCTCGCCTGGGACGCCCGCACCGGCATGCCGCCGGCCGGCGCCGCGGCGCGCGGGCGGCAGAGCGCGACGCTGCTCGGCATCGCGCGCGACCTCGCCACCGGCGACGACATGCGGGCCGCGCTCGACGAAGCCCGCGCGGCCGTGCCGGAGGCGGACCCGCGCCGCACCCTCATCGAAGGCGCCGAGGCGGCGGTCGCGAGCCTGCGCCGCCTGCCCGCGCGCCTCGTCGAGGCCGCGGCGGAGCTGCGCGGCCCCGCCCAGGCGGCCTGGGCCGCGTGCCGCGCCGCCGACGACTTCGCGACCTTCCGCCCCTTCCTGGAGCGCACGGTCGCGATCAGGCGCGAGTGGGCCGAGGCGCTGGGCTACGAGGCCCACCCCTACGACGCCCTCGTCGGCCTCCACGAGCCCGGCATGACGCTGGCGCGGCTCGCGCCGCTCTACGCCGCGCTGGAGGCCGGCATCCGCCCGCTGCTCCGGCGCGCGCTGGCGGGCGCCGGGCCCGAGCCGGCCTGGCTCGCGCGGCGCTACCCGGTCGCGGAGCAGCGCGCCTTCGCGCTCGAGATGGCGGGCCGCTTCGGCTACGACCTCGCGCGCGGGCGGCTCGACGACACCGTCCACCCCTTCGAGGTCTCGATGGGGCGCGACGACGTGCGCATCACCGGCCGCTTCCGCGAGGACTGGCTGCCCGGCGGGCTCTTCGCCGTGTGGCACGAGGCCGGCCACGGCCTCTACGAGCAGAGCGTCGACCCCGCGCTGTCGCGCACCGTGGCGGCCACCGACCTGCGCAACCTCAACGCCCTGGCGGGCGCGAGCCTCGGGCTGCACGAGTCGCAGTCGCGCCTGCTGGAGAACCGCGTCGGCCGCTCCGCCGCCTTCTGGGACCTGCACTTCGACGAGTTCGCGAGCCGCTTCCCCGACCAGCTCGCGGACGCGGACGCGGAGGGCTTCTGGCGCGCCGTCAACCGCGCGCGGCCGAGCCTGATCCGCGTCGAGGCCGACGAGCTGACCTACGACGCCCACATCATGCTGCGCACCGACATCGAGGCGCGGCTGATCGCGGGCGAGCTCGCGGTGCGCGACGTGCCGGGCGCCTGGGCCGAGGCGATGCAGGACCGGCTCGGCCTCGCCGTGCCGACCGACCGCGAGGGCTGCCTGCAGGACGTGCACTGGTCGTCGGGCGGCTTCGGCACCTTCCCGACCTACACGCTCGGCAACGTCATGGGGGCGCAGTTCTTCGCCGCGGCCTCGGCCGAGCCGGCCGTCGCCGAGGGGCTCGGGCGCGGCGACTACGCGCCGCTCGCGCGCTGGCTCGCCGAGCACCTGCACCGCCACGGCCGGAGCCGCAGCCCCGCCCGCCTGCTGCGCGACGCCACCGGCTCCGACCTCGACCCCGCGGCCTATCTCGCGGCGCTCGCCGCCAAGGTCGACCGCCTCGTCCGGGAAGCGTGA
- a CDS encoding LysE family translocator, whose product MLLAGGRGPHGGSRSGFSTLLESSQPRPLNPTCPYRTDTKAGLGAGLGLAGASFTWTVLAIFGLGLLLSHAIWVIEVIRFVGAVYLIYLGVKMILDARKPLDLFSAARQVSPWTSMREAYFVSMGNPKSLAFYASIFALMVPPHAPFWFYVATVMIATSISAVWHCGVALMFSSLAVQRGFAKVKTSVETVIGLCLVGIGGKLLIET is encoded by the coding sequence ATGCTGCTCGCGGGTGGCCGGGGTCCACATGGCGGTTCCAGATCAGGTTTCAGCACCCTCCTGGAATCATCTCAGCCCCGGCCACTCAACCCCACGTGCCCTTATCGGACGGACACTAAGGCAGGCCTGGGTGCAGGTCTTGGACTAGCAGGTGCAAGCTTCACCTGGACGGTCTTGGCCATTTTCGGCCTTGGTCTACTTCTCTCACATGCCATATGGGTTATTGAAGTAATCCGATTTGTTGGCGCAGTCTATCTTATTTATCTAGGCGTCAAGATGATACTTGACGCTAGAAAGCCTCTCGATCTGTTCTCCGCTGCGCGGCAGGTAAGCCCGTGGACTTCGATGAGAGAGGCCTACTTTGTCAGCATGGGAAATCCGAAATCCCTCGCCTTTTATGCTAGTATATTTGCGTTGATGGTCCCGCCTCACGCACCGTTCTGGTTCTATGTGGCAACAGTAATGATAGCGACCTCAATTTCTGCTGTCTGGCACTGTGGTGTGGCCCTCATGTTTTCCAGTCTGGCTGTGCAGAGAGGCTTCGCAAAAGTCAAAACATCTGTGGAGACCGTAATAGGACTGTGCCTTGTGGGGATTGGAGGGAAGCTTCTGATCGAGACGTAA
- a CDS encoding NAD(P)H-dependent oxidoreductase, which translates to MGLFDGLKRRAAEGRPVRVGIVGAGKFGSMYLSQAPRTPGIHLIGVADLSPPRAMDSLRRVGWADERFAARSLDEAARTGGACVTEDADAMIASPHVDIVIEATGSPAAGIHHALRAFAHGKHVVMVNVEADVLAGPLLARRAAEAGVICSLASGDQPALIAELVDWARTIGLDVVCAGKGTKYLPVYHASTPDTVWGHYGFTPERAAADRLNPQMFNSFLDGTKSALEMAAVANACALTPPRDGLLFPSCGVDDLPTVLRPIADGGLLEHRGTVEVVSSLERDGRPVFRDLRWGVYAVFEAPTPYVAECFAQYGLKTDSTGRYAATYKPYHLIGLELGTSVASIAVRGEATGSTSEWRGDVAATAKRDLKAGERLDGEGGYTVFGKLIPAADALAQDALPIGLAHDMVLKCDVPAGQAVRWSDVDYDAGREAVTVRREMEAMFRGEGGRAAA; encoded by the coding sequence ATGGGCCTGTTCGACGGATTGAAGCGCCGCGCCGCGGAAGGGCGGCCGGTGCGGGTCGGCATCGTCGGGGCCGGCAAGTTCGGCTCCATGTACCTGTCGCAGGCGCCGCGCACGCCCGGCATCCACCTGATCGGCGTGGCCGACCTGTCGCCGCCCCGCGCCATGGACTCGCTGCGCCGCGTCGGCTGGGCGGACGAGCGCTTCGCCGCCCGCTCCCTCGACGAGGCGGCGCGCACCGGGGGCGCCTGCGTGACGGAGGACGCCGACGCCATGATCGCGAGCCCCCACGTCGACATCGTGATCGAGGCGACGGGAAGCCCCGCAGCCGGCATCCACCACGCGCTGCGCGCCTTCGCGCACGGCAAGCACGTCGTCATGGTCAACGTCGAGGCGGACGTGCTGGCCGGGCCGCTACTCGCGCGCCGCGCCGCCGAGGCCGGGGTGATCTGCTCGCTGGCGTCGGGCGACCAGCCGGCGCTGATCGCCGAGCTCGTCGACTGGGCCCGCACGATCGGGCTCGACGTGGTCTGCGCCGGCAAGGGCACGAAATACCTGCCGGTCTACCACGCCTCCACCCCGGACACGGTGTGGGGCCACTACGGCTTCACGCCCGAGCGGGCCGCGGCCGACCGGCTGAACCCGCAGATGTTCAACTCCTTCCTCGACGGCACCAAATCGGCGCTGGAGATGGCCGCGGTGGCCAACGCCTGCGCGCTGACGCCGCCGCGCGACGGGCTGCTCTTCCCCTCCTGCGGGGTCGACGACCTGCCGACCGTGCTGCGCCCGATCGCGGACGGCGGCCTGCTGGAGCATCGCGGCACCGTCGAGGTGGTGTCGTCGCTGGAGCGCGACGGGCGCCCGGTGTTCCGCGACCTGCGCTGGGGCGTCTACGCCGTGTTCGAGGCGCCGACCCCCTATGTCGCCGAATGCTTCGCGCAGTACGGGCTCAAGACCGACAGCACCGGCCGCTACGCCGCCACCTACAAGCCCTACCACCTGATCGGCCTGGAACTCGGCACCTCGGTGGCCTCCATCGCGGTGCGGGGCGAGGCCACGGGCTCGACCAGCGAGTGGCGCGGCGACGTGGCCGCCACGGCCAAGCGCGACCTCAAGGCCGGCGAGCGGCTCGACGGCGAGGGGGGCTACACGGTCTTTGGCAAGCTGATCCCCGCCGCCGACGCGCTGGCGCAGGACGCCCTGCCGATCGGCCTCGCCCACGACATGGTGCTGAAATGCGACGTGCCGGCAGGACAGGCCGTGCGCTGGAGCGACGTCGACTACGACGCGGGCCGCGAGGCCGTGACGGTGCGGCGCGAGATGGAGGCGATGTTCAGGGGGGAGGGGGGACGCGCGGCGGCGTAG
- a CDS encoding IS5 family transposase: protein MWTPATREQHSRSELRYSTDLTDAEWAVIEPLLPPGNPLGRPRLWSLREIVNGIFYVLRGGVPWRLLPKDLPPKSTVYGYFSAWRDEGLFAGINHHLVMLDRERAGREASPTAAVLDSQSVKTTESGGPRGYDAGKKVKGRKRQALVDTDGRALVLDPQPADVQDRDGAVPVLKQSRRSYPFIAKAFADAGYAGDKPDSATLIAVEIVRKPPGQVGFVVHPRRWVVERFFAWISRNRRLWKDPEATIASAKAFLYAASVMMLLRRIGCAA from the coding sequence ATGTGGACCCCGGCCACCCGCGAGCAGCATAGCCGCTCCGAACTCCGCTACTCAACCGATCTGACCGACGCCGAATGGGCCGTCATCGAACCGCTGTTGCCGCCCGGCAACCCGCTCGGACGGCCCCGGCTGTGGTCGTTGCGGGAGATTGTGAACGGCATTTTCTATGTGCTGCGGGGCGGCGTTCCCTGGCGCCTGTTGCCGAAGGACCTGCCCCCGAAGAGCACGGTGTACGGCTACTTCAGCGCGTGGCGCGATGAGGGCCTGTTCGCCGGCATCAACCACCATCTCGTCATGCTGGATCGCGAGCGGGCCGGGCGAGAGGCTTCGCCCACCGCGGCCGTGCTCGACAGCCAGAGCGTGAAGACCACGGAGAGCGGCGGTCCGCGGGGCTACGACGCGGGCAAGAAGGTGAAGGGTCGCAAGCGCCAGGCCCTGGTCGACACGGACGGCCGCGCCCTGGTGCTCGACCCGCAGCCGGCCGACGTGCAGGACCGCGACGGGGCCGTGCCGGTGCTCAAGCAGTCACGCCGTTCATATCCTTTCATCGCCAAGGCCTTCGCCGACGCGGGCTACGCCGGCGACAAGCCGGACAGCGCCACGCTCATCGCCGTCGAGATCGTCCGCAAACCACCCGGGCAGGTCGGCTTCGTGGTTCACCCCCGGCGATGGGTGGTTGAGCGCTTCTTCGCCTGGATCAGCCGCAATCGACGCCTCTGGAAGGATCCGGAGGCCACAATCGCATCCGCAAAGGCCTTCCTCTACGCTGCGTCCGTCATGATGCTGCTACGTCGCATAGGTTGCGCAGCCTGA
- the purQ gene encoding phosphoribosylformylglycinamidine synthase subunit PurQ, translating to MKAAVVVFPGVNRDRDVARALRLASGAEPARVWHTETGLPAGTDLVVLPGGFSYGDYLRCGAIAARSPVMDAVRTHAARGGRVLAICNGFQVACEAGLLPGVLMRNADLHFVCRMQHLSVERADTPFTRAYAKGQVIEVPVAHGEGNYAADDNTVARLEGEGRVAFRYCGPEGDPAHGTSPNGSRNHIAGIYSENLNVLGMMPHPENAVEALAGGEGGRGLFASLMG from the coding sequence GTGAAGGCGGCGGTCGTCGTCTTCCCCGGCGTCAACCGCGACCGCGACGTCGCCCGCGCGCTGCGGCTCGCGTCCGGCGCCGAGCCCGCCAGGGTGTGGCACACGGAGACGGGCCTGCCCGCGGGCACGGACCTCGTCGTCCTGCCGGGCGGCTTCTCCTACGGCGACTACCTGCGCTGCGGCGCCATCGCGGCGCGCTCGCCGGTGATGGACGCGGTGCGGACCCACGCGGCGCGCGGCGGCCGGGTGCTGGCCATCTGCAACGGCTTCCAGGTGGCCTGCGAGGCGGGGCTGCTGCCCGGCGTGCTGATGCGCAACGCCGACCTCCACTTCGTGTGCCGCATGCAGCACCTCAGCGTCGAGCGCGCCGACACGCCCTTCACCCGCGCCTACGCGAAGGGCCAGGTGATCGAGGTGCCGGTGGCCCACGGCGAGGGCAACTACGCGGCCGACGATAACACGGTGGCGCGGCTCGAGGGCGAGGGCCGCGTGGCCTTCCGCTACTGCGGCCCGGAGGGCGACCCGGCCCACGGCACGAGCCCCAACGGCTCGCGCAACCACATCGCCGGCATCTATTCGGAGAACCTCAACGTTCTCGGCATGATGCCCCACCCCGAGAACGCCGTGGAAGCGCTGGCGGGCGGCGAGGGCGGCCGGGGCCTGTTCGCGAGCCTGATGGGGTAG
- a CDS encoding DUF1826 domain-containing protein: protein MAQTSFPARGGEIRPSPRPAAARSGPVVLMPRRVPGGVLATLDALPAEALPRMDYEGPVSGLRRAMRASLAARLPRPRWLANWLLDDVLDHAALMAELTGAPALRAVLDAPGGGPDRSFAAAAGRCRLVTAYRGAGFDWLPPRAAAGLPGGEAPPASLLRRLPRGDVAVFRGGADPGARGVAHRAASGPGTPLLLTIDAAGTVRRPAAACAERPAGRGAAVAGG from the coding sequence ATGGCGCAAACCTCCTTCCCGGCCCGCGGCGGCGAGATCCGCCCGTCTCCGCGCCCCGCCGCCGCGCGCTCCGGCCCGGTGGTGCTGATGCCGCGGCGGGTGCCCGGCGGCGTGCTGGCGACGCTGGACGCCCTGCCGGCCGAGGCGCTGCCGCGGATGGACTACGAGGGTCCCGTGTCGGGGCTCCGGCGGGCGATGCGCGCGTCGCTCGCCGCGCGGCTGCCGCGGCCGCGCTGGCTCGCCAACTGGCTGCTCGACGACGTGCTCGACCACGCCGCCCTGATGGCCGAGCTGACGGGCGCCCCCGCGCTCCGGGCGGTGCTCGACGCCCCCGGCGGCGGGCCGGACAGGTCGTTCGCCGCCGCGGCGGGACGGTGCCGCCTCGTCACCGCCTATCGCGGGGCCGGCTTCGACTGGCTGCCGCCGCGCGCCGCGGCGGGCCTGCCCGGGGGCGAGGCGCCGCCCGCCTCCCTGCTGCGGCGCCTGCCGCGCGGCGACGTGGCGGTCTTTCGGGGCGGCGCCGACCCCGGCGCGCGGGGCGTGGCGCACCGCGCCGCCTCCGGCCCCGGCACGCCGCTGCTGCTCACGATCGACGCGGCCGGGACGGTCCGGCGCCCCGCCGCCGCCTGCGCGGAGCGGCCGGCCGGCCGGGGCGCTGCAGTAGCGGGAGGCTAG
- a CDS encoding alpha/beta hydrolase family protein, producing the protein MREEIAPFGCGLGLYGISRGAERALLVAQLLAEDGCAEVPDALAVHSPPDVAWPAFIVANFMPEGSGAGREAGPAWSWRGTHERTRSGTPLCPGAVPYPVFIAQGTEDNTWNASMARRLVARLIENGCEPEVHFFEGEGHIFRAEARIREWALMTDFFARHLAIRKPSGFVTES; encoded by the coding sequence ATGCGCGAGGAGATCGCCCCCTTCGGCTGCGGCCTGGGCCTCTATGGCATCTCGCGCGGCGCCGAGCGCGCACTTCTCGTGGCGCAACTGCTCGCGGAAGACGGCTGCGCCGAAGTGCCGGATGCGCTCGCGGTGCACTCGCCGCCGGACGTCGCATGGCCCGCTTTCATCGTGGCGAATTTCATGCCCGAAGGGTCCGGGGCGGGCCGTGAAGCCGGGCCCGCGTGGTCCTGGCGCGGCACGCATGAGCGGACGAGATCGGGGACGCCGCTTTGCCCGGGCGCGGTGCCCTATCCCGTGTTCATCGCTCAAGGCACAGAAGACAATACCTGGAATGCCAGTATGGCACGACGGCTCGTCGCACGCTTGATCGAGAACGGGTGCGAGCCCGAAGTGCATTTCTTCGAGGGCGAAGGGCATATCTTCCGGGCCGAGGCGCGGATCCGCGAATGGGCGCTGATGACGGATTTCTTTGCACGCCACCTCGCGATCAGGAAACCTTCCGGGTTCGTGACCGAGTCTTGA